ATCTTTTTTTCATCATACTCAGCTTCATCTTCGGTTTATTAGGGAGACATATATCTTCCATACGCCAGCCCGAGATCTGTAATGGCATCATCCGACACGGATAGAAGCGAAACATTCTCTCCTTCCGAGCCCATCCATTGGACGCCCAACACAAAGCCAAGCTCCGTTTTTGCCGCAAAGAGAAATGAGAACATCTCCGGCCGCACCTCGCCTTGATCATCCACTCTCCATGTAGAGCTCGGATCAAACTTCGCCGGATAATCATAATATAACCAGCCGCTCTCACGTTTCAGCGCCAGGCTTGCCAGCATATCATCACCCTGTCTGACGAATTGCACCAGATAGAGGGACTCCCCATCAGGAAGTTGAACAATGGGCCATGCCTTGTCTACTTCTCTCCCCTTGCTGTTCTTGATGTCCTGCAGCTCCTGTTCATTGATCTCCTCCGGATTTGCTGGTTGAATAGTCATTAAGGCATCCGTAGGAAGATGGCGCTTAGGGATGATAAAATAGGTGGCATTCGGTTCTGCGGCCCCTTCGCTCACCTCATATAATTGTCCAGCCTGATGGCTGAAATTCGGTGCGGTTTGCCTGCCGTTATCTTCCTCCGTCGCTGGCTGCGAGCCGGCATATTGAACCGGAAGCACCACGCCTCCCTGTCCCACGGCAATCAGCGAGGCTTGCTCATCCTGAATAGCCGCATCCGGGTCTACCAACAGCCTATGCCCCGTCTCGTCGGCAAAAGCGAAGGTCCCTTCCTGTAAAGCAGCCACATCCTGGACCACCAAGGGCTGCTCATCCTTTATATCAGGCGCTGGCTTCACGTTCGAAACGGGTGGGGCGGGGACCTGCTCCATCTCCGGATCCGCACATGCCGTCAAGGTACTTATTGCCAAAATAAACATCGCTGCCGATAACCTTTTCATGCCCTCTCAGCTCCTGTAATAAGATTCCAAGTCTTCCATAACCTCAGACGCTAAACATACCGAAAAAGTTGAAGCCTAAGTTCCTTTTATTTGTATTTTCCCATGACAAATTCGGATTATTTTTTGCATTTTAGCTACACGAAACACGGAGTTATGGCTTATTAACTTACACCAAATGACAACTTTATAGAAATATTTAATGAGTTCGCAAAAAACATTTTATTGGTAATACGGGGCAAGATTCTATACAATTCTTTTTAACTTAAAAATGCTGAGTGCAAACTTTTAATGTTTTAGTACAAATTGTCCGAGACAGGCTACCTTTCCCGCAAAACAGACGATTTATCACGCAATTCTACTTTAACGATTTGAAGGAGTGCATCGCAAAAGTGACTACGAATATTTCCGTTTCTTCACCCCTTACTGCCGCGAAAGACTATGTGGAATCCATCTATAACCAAGTGGTGGCTCGAGATCCGCATGAGCAAGAGTTTCATCAAGCCGTCCGTGAATTTGTAGATTCCCTCGTCCCTGTTTTAGCCCAGCATCCGAAATATCGGGAACACGGTATTCTGGAACGCCTTGTGGAGCCTGAACGAATGATCACCTTCCGTATTCCATGGGTGGATGATCAAGGCAAAACCCAAGTAAACCGCGGGTTCCGTGTCCAATTTAACAGCGCGCTGGGTCCGTACAAAGGCGGCATCCGGTTCCATCCTTCGGTGTATGCCGGTATCGTCAAATTCCTTGGTTTTGAACAAATCTTCAAAAATGCGCTCACAGGCCAGCCCATCGGCGGCGGCAAGGGCGGTTCGGATTTCGATCCGAAAGGCAAGTCCGATCAGGAAGTCATGCGTTTTACCCAGAGCTTCATGACCGAGCTTTACCGTCATATCGGACCTGATTCCGATGTGCCTGCTGGCGATATCGGTGTCGGCGCTCGCGAGATCGGTTATATGTTCGGCCAATACAAGCGGATCCGCGGCGGACATGAGGCCGGCGTTCTGACAGGCAAAGGCGTCATCTATGGCGGAAGCCTGGCACGTACGGAAGCAACCGGCTACGGCTGCGTCTACTTCGTACAGGAGATGCTGGCTTCGCAAGGCCTTAGCTTCAAAGACAGCCGCGTCGTGGTGTCCGGCTCGGGCAACGTCTCCATCTACGCGATTGAAAAAGCACAGCAGCTCGGTGCACACGTCATCGCCTGCAGTGATTCCAACGGGTACCTGTACGATCCGGACGGAATTAACCTCGAAACCGTGAAGCTGCTGAAGGAACGGGATCGCCTGCGGATCAGCGAATACGTCAAGATTCACCCGCATGCCGAATATACCGAAGGCTGCACGGGCATCTGGACCATTCCATGCGATATCGCACTTCCTTGCGCCACGCAGAATGAGCTGGATGAAGAAGCAGCGAAAACACTCATCATGAATGGTGTAAAAGCTATCGGTGAGGGAGCCAATATGCCTTCCACGCTGGAAGCGATTGAGCAGTTCATCAACAGCGGCGTGCTGTTCGGACCGGCTAAAGCCGCCAATGCAGGCGGGGTTGCCGTATCCGCGCTGGAAATGAGCCAGAACAGCATGAGAATGTCATGGACCTTTGAAGAAGTGGATGCGAAGCTGCATCAGATCATGAAAAACATCTACAGCAGTGCCGTAGATGCTGCAGAGGAGTATGGCGTAGCTGGCAATCTAGTGGCTGGTGCCAACATCGCAGGGTTTATCAAAGTGGCTGATGCTATGATCGCACAAGGTATCGTATAAATAAGAAACAAAAAGAAGCCCTACCGCATATGCGGTAGGGCTTCTTACAGCTTATAGAAGCTCGCTACGGAGCTCTTCGGCCGATTTTGGAGATAAGTATCCCAGCGGGATATCAAACACCGTCTTGGCGCCTTTCTGTCCCTCTCTGCTCAAACGATGGGCAGCTCTTGCATAAGACACCAGCACACTGGCCGTAAATTCCGGGTTGCTGTCAAGCTTCAGGCCAAATTCAACAATTTGTTTATTTCCGCTTCCGGTTAAGCCGCTGCGAATGACAAATCCGCCATGAGGCATGCCTGCATGCTCAGCCTCAAGCTCTTCTTGCGTAATGAAAGTTACGGTTGTATCGTAATCGGCAAAATAGTTAGGCATCGACACAATCGTTTGACGGATCTGCTCTTGGTCCGCACCTTCTTCCGCTACGATGAAGCAATCTCTCCGGTGCTTCTCGCGCGTGGCGAGCTCCGGTGTTTCACCAGCACGGATTTGGTTGATAACCTCTTCTACTGGAACCGTATATTGAACGCCTGCCTTCACCCCGGGAACACGACGGATGGCATCCGAGTGGCCCTGGCTCACGCCTTTGCCCCAGAAGGTATAATCTTTTCCTTCCGGCAAAATCGCTTCGGCAAGCAGACGATTCATGGAGAACAAGCCCGGATCCCAGCCCGTCGAAATGACGCTGACACGGCCTCCGCCCATCGCTGCTTTGTTGACTTCCTCGAAAAACTCAGGGATTTTCGCGTGTGTGTCAAAGCTGTCTACCGTATTGAACATGCTGGCAAGCTGTGGCGTTTGCTCAGGCAAATCCGTAGCCGAACCGCCGCACAGAATCATAACGTCAATCTTGCCGATGTATTGCTCTGCCGCTGATATATGCTCGAAGCGAGCACCGGAATTGGACGGCATTTGCTGCGGGTCTCTGCGCGTGAAGATGGCTACCAGCTCCAGATCCGGATTTTGCCCGATTGCTTTCTGTACGCCTTTGCCCAAGTTTCCATAACCTACGATCCCTACTTTAATAGATGCTTTCAATGTAATCCTCCCTTTGTCAGAACCATTTCCCTGTAGCATGATGTTTATGTACCGCTTTAAAGTATAAGTATATAGACATCAATCAAATTGTAAACTATTTTATATGGACAGGAAATTGTTTCTATCTGTGTTATTCTTATTTTTCACCGTACTATCCGATAACTTGTACAACATTTCCTTCTTGATCCTTGATTTCCGTCTTCAGGACCTCAATCCGGATTCCTTGCAAGCCAGAAAGCTCGAAGGTGCTGACCTGCGGCAGCAATCGGCTTGAGAATTCACCCGCGGTTCGATCGTCCAAAACCAGGGTAACATCTCCGTCCTCCGCAGTCCAGCGGCTCTCTTCTCCCGGCTCAAATACGACCCGAACATCCGAACCTACAAGGCTCAGTTTCTTATCCTTCAGAATTCGGCCCTGCAGCAGCTTCCCGATAATTTCGGCCTGCTTGGCACCTATTTGTAATGTAGCCCGAGTTTTACTTAACCAGCCCTTCTTCCCCGGTTCAAAAGCCAGCTGGCTCACGTAGAGAAATCCGGTGTTGGAGCCCTCTTGTTTTGTCCCTCGGTCAACGGCTTCCGAAATCGACGGTACATTCAGGAGCGAATCCCGATCCAGATCCGTTATATATTGCGGCATATAATCTGCACAAGCCTGTAATACGCCAAGCGTATTCCATGTCTGCATCGCCTCGAGTTCTTCACGTGTGATGCCAACCATCTGCAGGAATTCTACCCGACCATTCGGCGTATTCATCCCCGGCAGCTCGGGATCCAGGGTGAAGGCGAGTGCTGTCAATTGCGTATCGGCACCCAGACAGATCGGCCCATTGGCATCCAAATAATCTCCCGAGCGAAAAACATTCCCGCTGTTAAACACATATCTCCCCATGTTCTGAAGCAGATTTAGCGCCCACGCCGGTGGCTCTTCCTCTTCCTCCCCCTTAGCCAGCCTGAACGTCAATTCGAATCCGTAACCGCTCTCCTCCAGATTGTCCGATTCCTTGTCATACAGCTCGCTAAAGCCATAAGTAACCATATGCCAATGCGGACTTGGGGCATTTGACGTATAAGCGCTGATTCCATTCAGCGGATCGGGTCCTCCAAGGGCATAGGGAATTAGAGCCCCGTAATGTTTCGGCTCCTGCTCCCCGTACAGTTTCAGCAGCTGCTCATCAATCGCGTCCCAGCCTGCGGCGTTTTCTTCATGTGTCATATCCTGTTCCCCCCGTTATCGTTTACCTCCATTATATAGGACGTATAGGGAATGAAGAAGTTTCCAGAGAAGTGTATAATAGAACCATATCAACGAAGGAGCCTACATGTTCATGAAAAAAATAACGGCATTATCCGTAACCTTAACACTTTCAGCTTCGATTATGGTCTCTTCACTAACTTCGCTGCCGGTTTCCGTCGATGCGGCCTCAGCCAAGGAATGGATACAAATCTCCGAAAGGACGTCCTATTACGGTGAAGCAGCCAACGGCCAGCCCAATGGACGCGGTACGATCAAATGGGGAAATGGCAAACAATATTCCGGCGAATTCATTAACGGGAAGCGCACCGGAAACGGTAAATACATTAACGAATACCAAGAAGAAGGTGAAACACATAAGGTGGTATACACCGGCCGCTGGAGCAACGACAAAATGGATGGCGAAGGCATCCTGACGCATAAGGTGAAATTGCCTGACGGGTCCGTCCGATGGAATCAGATCCAGAAAGGGACATTCCAGGCAGGCGCCTTCCAAAGCGGATACGATGTCACTCATGCCATCGCGGATCCCGACTACAACTTTATCTACAAGAAAGGCCAGGAATCGCTCGAAATCATGGGCTTCAATCAAAACATGAAGAAAGCCTGGGCCGCCGGAACGATGTTCAGCGTTCATTATAAAAACGGCACCATCAACAAAGAATCTTCGATTTTCCCTGCCAACTCGGCGGCTGAACAGCGTCAAAATGACGCCGCGATCCAATATTTCAAGAGCATTCAAAACAAAGTGGCTCCTCACCTGGAGCAATTTGAATCATTGTCCAAGCAGGTTCCATTAAAATAACCTGACCCAATACAATCGTCAAAGAACCCGGTAACTTGCCTATAGCAAGACCGGGTTCTTCTATTACCGAAGGAGCCTATCCATCACAATATCTCTATGATGCAGGACCCTCGAGTACAAACTGTAACGTATACTGATCCAGCTTCTTCACCTCTACTTGATACCCCAATAAATCTGCCGTTTGCAGGAGGGGCATCATCGTCTTGCCCTCCGAGATATAAGGAGCATGCCGAAGCGTAATTTCGGCTGCGGCCGCTTCTTTCTTGCGATCCTCTTGGCTGCTCCACCCCCAAGCTTTCGTTGAATCTACCGTCAGTTCGGCGACAGAACCTTTACCCGATAAAGTTATTTTTCCTGCGTCATATGCCGCCGATAACCCGAGCGCTTTAACCGCTTCCTTCACGGGTACCATCAATTCCGTCTCATCCGGCATCTTCCGACTTGTAAAATGGACGGGTTCTCCGTTTTCGGTAATCCGTACCTCCACGCTTCGGGCTTCCTTCCCGACTATCAGCACTGTATCAACCTGTTTGGTTAACCGCTCCATGAAGGTCGCGGCATTCTCGGGGGTCATCTTATAGCGGGCATCCTGCAGGCTCACCGCTTGAGTAATCCGGGAGTTTATGTCCTGGGAATGATGAGAAAGATCCTTGAACTGCGAGAAGTCATACGTCCAGTCCACTTCGGCCTGAAAATCATATACTTGCGTGTTGCCGTAATGATTCAGCTGCTGGAACATCCACGTCTTCATCTCCAGTTGATTGCTGTAACGGGCCGGGTTCGTGTCCTGCCACAGCTTCTGCCGCAGGATGCTGTATGGTGGGTAATAGACAATAAATTCAACGTCGGGATATGCCTCTACCAACGACAACACATATGTATTGAAATGATGCTGAACCTCCTCGATCGGCTCTTCATTCACGCCAAAATAGTGTTCTGTATTTCTGGCCCGATCATAGGCATTCATCACTTGATCATTTCCGTATGACACCTCGTTGTTCCAGTTGTACAGATATTCGATATTTTGGGGAGTGCCTCCCATGAGTGTTCTGACGATCCCTCTCGCAAAATTTTCATAGGCTGAATAATTGAACCAGTACTTATAGTCATTCCACCAGATATCGTCATACAGATATTCCGGAAAATAGTCGTCCGCGCCTTCATCCGGATTCTTCAGTGCAAAATAGTCCAATCCCCACAAAACGGTCTTTACCTTCCCAGTCTGAAGCGCCAGAGACGCTATCTTGTACTGCTCATCGGCTGTCGACCCGCGCATGGATAACTTTAGCGCTTGGCCTCCCATCGCCTTCCCCACTTCGGACGGCAGGAAATTCTCCGTCATGGATGTGCCGAGGATGATGATATCATATGGGTAATTGCGGACTAATCCCGGATTCTGGTATCGCTGCTCGCTAGTAAAGATCGGAGTGTACCAGGTCGCTTTGCGGTAGAACTGAAAGGGATCCAATACAAATGTCATGCAGCCGACCAGCAGTGCAACAATGAGGGAAGCGAGCGCAAACTGAATCAGCATCCTTCTCCCTGCCCTCCGATGAATACGAACGGATTGAGGAGCAGCGGCTGCGCTCGACTTGGGAGACGCCGACTTGGTGGCCGTTGATGTCGTTGGCATGTTGAACGCCGCCTTTCCTAGAAATTAAAATACAAAAACTCGCTAATGCGGGTGATGTACATCAGAGAGATGACAAACAGAACCGCACATACGACGGCTTGTTTGAAATTCGGACGGAAGGAAACGGACAATTCCGAGGAATTCCGGCAGAGCAGCACAATCGGCGCGATGACAACAATGATGGCCAGCGGCTCTAATATGGCATCGTTCAAATAGAGGTGGATGCCTGACAAACCGCTCATTCCCTTCAATAAACGCACAGCCTGAGCCCAGCTTTCCGCACGGAAAAAGACCCAGGTAACCGTAATGAACACAAAGGTGATCGTCCAAGCGAGAAGACGCGGCATCGCAATACCGAGCTTCCCCCAAAATCGGTGAATGACTTGTCCCACACCGTGCAGCAGGCCCCAGAACAGAAAGGTCCAGCCGGCACCGTGCCACAGACCACCAATCAGGAAGGTCAGCACCAGGTTCCGCAGCATGATCGCTTCACCCCGGCGGTTGCCTCCGAGCGGGATATAAATATAATCCCGCAAAAAACGGCTGAGGGTCATATGCCAGCGCCGCCAGAAATCCTGTATGTTCAGCGCCTTATAAGGTGAATTGAAGTTCTGCGGCAGCCGAATATTGAACAGAAGCGCCGCACCGATGGCCATGTCGGTGTAACCGCTGAAGTCAAAGTAGAGTTGAAATGTGTACGATAAAGCAGCGATCCAGGAGTCAACGAAGCCTGCTGCTGAGTCAAAGCCCGCATTGGCATAGACCGCCAGTGTATCGGCAATGACCACCTTCTTAAACAAGCCGATACAGAATATAAAAACACCATTTGCGGCATTTCCCCAATCCCACAGCTTCCCCCGAACCCGATCGAACTGCGGCATCATCTCACCATGATGCAGGATCGGTCCCGCAATCAAATGAGGATAGAAGGTCACAAACAGCACATAGTTGACGATATTGTACTCACTGGCCTTCCCTTTGTAGGCATCTACCAAATATGCGATTTGGGTAAAGGTAAAGAAGCTGATCCCAAGCGGCAGCGCCAGATTGAGGAGAGATACTTCCCATCCTGTTGCAGCTCCTATATTAACGAGAAAGAAATCGGCGTATTTATAGTAGATTAACAGCAGCACATTGCCTGCAATGCCACAAATTAATATGCCTCTGGCGCCTCGCCGGGAGAAAGAAGCGTCTTGGGAGTTGGCTTGACGGGCTTGCAGCAGCCGTCCGATGAAATAGTTGAAGGCAATCGAACCGAGAAGAAGAGGAAGATAGCTGATATTCCACCAGCTGTAAAAAAATAACGAAGAAAGCGCCAGCCAGCACTTGGCTGCCAGGCTATACCGAAACCGATTCAACCCAAAATATACGATAACCGTGATCGGCAGAAATATAAAAATAAAGGGATAGGAATTAAACAACATGCCGGGAAAGGCACCTCCGACTTTCTAAATTGACCATTCGTTAACGATGTCGATTCTTGGCGGTAATTTCTAAATAATATCATATATTTTACATTTGAGATATAATTTTCTTGCCCACTAAATGATCCTTTATGTATAAAAGAGGCGCCTTTTAAGCGCCTCCATGTTACTCTACTCTTTTTTCAATTGCCAGGCTATCTCTACTGTGAACGTCCCTCGTTCAGAATCGTAATGGTCTTATCGATTCGCCGCTGACGGGTTTCCATCGCCTTAGCCCCCTCGATCGACAGCACCAAGCGGCGTTTATTATCCCGCGCGTTTATTGTGCCGTCCAGCCGCCATCCACAAGCAGCAAAGTGCCTGTCACAAGATCTGATGCCGGGGAGGCGAGATAAATAACGGCTCCAGCCACATCGCCAATGGTACCGATCCGCCCTGCCGGGATCCGTGCCAGGACACCGTCGCGGAAATCGGGGGAGTCCAGTCGCTCGGCTGTTCCCGGCGTATGGATGAACGTAGGACCGACGGCATTGATGTTCACGCCACGGCTGGACCACTCCAGCGCCAGCACCTTTGTCAGCTGATTCACACCGCCTTTGGAGGCGCAATAGGCAGCCCCTTCCGTAATCCCAACGACACTCACCTGGGAGCTGACGTTAATGATTTTTCCGTACCCCTGCTCCAGCATGATGCGGCCAGCAGCCTGACAGCAGAAAAATACACCTTTCAAATTCACGTCCATCATCTCATCCCAATAATCCTCGGTGATATCTTCCGCAAGCCTCCCCTCTCCCAGACCCGCGTTATTAACCACGATATCGAGTCGGCCGAAATCCTTGGCTACCTGATCAAACACGGTTCGGATCTGCTCCACATTCCGGACGTCCAGCTCATAGGCCTTGGCCTGACCTCCTGCTTGAGAAATTTCCTCGACCAATCGATCCAGCGAGTCTTTGCTTCGTGCCATGACGGCAACCTTGGCTCCTGCTGCTGCCAGCGCTTGGGCTAGTCCATAACCGATGCCTTTGCTGGCCCCCGTCACGATTGCGATTTTATCCTGAATGCTGAAATTAGGCTGCATATGTAATACCTCCATCACCTTAGATTCTATGTAGTTTCATTAAAGCATGATGGCTGGTCAGTGGCAATCTTTGCCAGATCCTCCTCCCCAGTAAATCCATCCGATTAAGGCCTAAAGTACGTTAATTTGCAGCAGCAATAGAGGAATCTCTGCCCGTGGGCTAGAAATGATGAGAACTATAGCGATCGTTGTCTAGTATGGAGAGTATGGAGGAAATCCAAGTATGAGCGAACGATTATCTGAAGCGCAGCAACAAGCGATTCTTCATGTCGAATCAACAGCGGCGGGCCAACGAAAAGTCGCTTTGGAAATGACGGAACAAATCTTGAGGACACATGAACAAGACCCCGTAACGATCAGCTCGCTGTTAACCAGTCTCGGAAAGTCTGCCCACGTCACGTTGAATTTCCATCCGGATCGGATACGGCCCACCGGGCACGCTGTCATCGAATCCCTCTTGGCAGAGGGCATATATCATAACCAGTTCATCACGAGCGTGACGAATGGAAGCAAAACCGCCTACCCGGGCGGCGACCGCGACCAATGGGAACGGCTCCTGTTTGGCGGTGCCTACCAGCAGCCCGGCGTACATAATGACGAGCGGCCCAAATACGGGGCACTCAATCTCATGCATTATGCCGATGGTGCGTCGCCCCGCTTCGGTTCCTGTTTTTTGGTGCTTTCCCCT
Above is a window of Paenibacillus sp. FSL K6-1330 DNA encoding:
- the gdhA gene encoding NADP-specific glutamate dehydrogenase → MTTNISVSSPLTAAKDYVESIYNQVVARDPHEQEFHQAVREFVDSLVPVLAQHPKYREHGILERLVEPERMITFRIPWVDDQGKTQVNRGFRVQFNSALGPYKGGIRFHPSVYAGIVKFLGFEQIFKNALTGQPIGGGKGGSDFDPKGKSDQEVMRFTQSFMTELYRHIGPDSDVPAGDIGVGAREIGYMFGQYKRIRGGHEAGVLTGKGVIYGGSLARTEATGYGCVYFVQEMLASQGLSFKDSRVVVSGSGNVSIYAIEKAQQLGAHVIACSDSNGYLYDPDGINLETVKLLKERDRLRISEYVKIHPHAEYTEGCTGIWTIPCDIALPCATQNELDEEAAKTLIMNGVKAIGEGANMPSTLEAIEQFINSGVLFGPAKAANAGGVAVSALEMSQNSMRMSWTFEEVDAKLHQIMKNIYSSAVDAAEEYGVAGNLVAGANIAGFIKVADAMIAQGIV
- a CDS encoding diaminopimelate dehydrogenase gives rise to the protein MKASIKVGIVGYGNLGKGVQKAIGQNPDLELVAIFTRRDPQQMPSNSGARFEHISAAEQYIGKIDVMILCGGSATDLPEQTPQLASMFNTVDSFDTHAKIPEFFEEVNKAAMGGGRVSVISTGWDPGLFSMNRLLAEAILPEGKDYTFWGKGVSQGHSDAIRRVPGVKAGVQYTVPVEEVINQIRAGETPELATREKHRRDCFIVAEEGADQEQIRQTIVSMPNYFADYDTTVTFITQEELEAEHAGMPHGGFVIRSGLTGSGNKQIVEFGLKLDSNPEFTASVLVSYARAAHRLSREGQKGAKTVFDIPLGYLSPKSAEELRSELL
- a CDS encoding suppressor of fused domain protein — encoded protein: MTHEENAAGWDAIDEQLLKLYGEQEPKHYGALIPYALGGPDPLNGISAYTSNAPSPHWHMVTYGFSELYDKESDNLEESGYGFELTFRLAKGEEEEEPPAWALNLLQNMGRYVFNSGNVFRSGDYLDANGPICLGADTQLTALAFTLDPELPGMNTPNGRVEFLQMVGITREELEAMQTWNTLGVLQACADYMPQYITDLDRDSLLNVPSISEAVDRGTKQEGSNTGFLYVSQLAFEPGKKGWLSKTRATLQIGAKQAEIIGKLLQGRILKDKKLSLVGSDVRVVFEPGEESRWTAEDGDVTLVLDDRTAGEFSSRLLPQVSTFELSGLQGIRIEVLKTEIKDQEGNVVQVIG
- a CDS encoding copper amine oxidase N-terminal domain-containing protein, which produces MPTTSTATKSASPKSSAAAAPQSVRIHRRAGRRMLIQFALASLIVALLVGCMTFVLDPFQFYRKATWYTPIFTSEQRYQNPGLVRNYPYDIIILGTSMTENFLPSEVGKAMGGQALKLSMRGSTADEQYKIASLALQTGKVKTVLWGLDYFALKNPDEGADDYFPEYLYDDIWWNDYKYWFNYSAYENFARGIVRTLMGGTPQNIEYLYNWNNEVSYGNDQVMNAYDRARNTEHYFGVNEEPIEEVQHHFNTYVLSLVEAYPDVEFIVYYPPYSILRQKLWQDTNPARYSNQLEMKTWMFQQLNHYGNTQVYDFQAEVDWTYDFSQFKDLSHHSQDINSRITQAVSLQDARYKMTPENAATFMERLTKQVDTVLIVGKEARSVEVRITENGEPVHFTSRKMPDETELMVPVKEAVKALGLSAAYDAGKITLSGKGSVAELTVDSTKAWGWSSQEDRKKEAAAAEITLRHAPYISEGKTMMPLLQTADLLGYQVEVKKLDQYTLQFVLEGPAS
- a CDS encoding MBOAT family protein; translated protein: MLFNSYPFIFIFLPITVIVYFGLNRFRYSLAAKCWLALSSLFFYSWWNISYLPLLLGSIAFNYFIGRLLQARQANSQDASFSRRGARGILICGIAGNVLLLIYYKYADFFLVNIGAATGWEVSLLNLALPLGISFFTFTQIAYLVDAYKGKASEYNIVNYVLFVTFYPHLIAGPILHHGEMMPQFDRVRGKLWDWGNAANGVFIFCIGLFKKVVIADTLAVYANAGFDSAAGFVDSWIAALSYTFQLYFDFSGYTDMAIGAALLFNIRLPQNFNSPYKALNIQDFWRRWHMTLSRFLRDYIYIPLGGNRRGEAIMLRNLVLTFLIGGLWHGAGWTFLFWGLLHGVGQVIHRFWGKLGIAMPRLLAWTITFVFITVTWVFFRAESWAQAVRLLKGMSGLSGIHLYLNDAILEPLAIIVVIAPIVLLCRNSSELSVSFRPNFKQAVVCAVLFVISLMYITRISEFLYFNF
- a CDS encoding glucose 1-dehydrogenase translates to MQPNFSIQDKIAIVTGASKGIGYGLAQALAAAGAKVAVMARSKDSLDRLVEEISQAGGQAKAYELDVRNVEQIRTVFDQVAKDFGRLDIVVNNAGLGEGRLAEDITEDYWDEMMDVNLKGVFFCCQAAGRIMLEQGYGKIINVSSQVSVVGITEGAAYCASKGGVNQLTKVLALEWSSRGVNINAVGPTFIHTPGTAERLDSPDFRDGVLARIPAGRIGTIGDVAGAVIYLASPASDLVTGTLLLVDGGWTAQ